One Verrucomicrobiota bacterium JB022 genomic region harbors:
- the ccsA gene encoding cytochrome c biogenesis protein CcsA — MDRLFVIIGAIGYLVAFAIALGALRVRERPPRAWIMTAIGAGFLFQTIGLHLRGFAVGACPIGNPYEVLQFISWSIILVYLLAGPIFRLSLLGSVSATLAALLSVLGLIVPGWDHPTPGKLFGDPWIEMHAALALMSYGIFGLLAVTSGLYLAQNYGLKSKRFSVLLRLFPSLVELESVNFRLLVIGCGMFSCALVIGSVYWLNNWGDTSVPKLIITVALWSAYLAVLVLRLGQKLVGFSLSVACLSLFVGALLALWPVEADRVQSHPQAVPADVAHHG; from the coding sequence ATGGATCGACTCTTCGTCATTATCGGCGCCATTGGTTATCTGGTGGCGTTCGCAATCGCATTGGGGGCCCTGCGGGTGCGGGAGCGCCCTCCCCGGGCGTGGATCATGACGGCGATCGGGGCCGGGTTTCTTTTCCAGACGATCGGCCTCCACCTGCGCGGCTTTGCCGTCGGAGCCTGCCCCATCGGCAACCCCTACGAGGTGCTGCAGTTCATCAGCTGGTCGATCATCCTCGTCTACCTGCTCGCTGGGCCTATTTTCCGGCTTTCGCTGCTGGGCAGCGTCTCCGCGACGCTCGCCGCGCTGCTTTCAGTGCTGGGGCTCATCGTCCCGGGTTGGGACCACCCGACGCCGGGCAAGCTTTTTGGCGACCCGTGGATCGAGATGCACGCTGCGCTCGCCTTGATGAGCTATGGTATTTTTGGCCTGCTCGCCGTGACCAGCGGCCTCTACCTCGCCCAGAATTACGGGCTGAAGAGCAAGCGCTTTTCCGTCCTGCTGCGGCTCTTCCCTTCGCTCGTGGAGCTGGAGAGCGTCAACTTTCGCCTGCTGGTAATCGGGTGCGGCATGTTCTCGTGTGCCCTCGTCATCGGCTCGGTTTATTGGTTGAACAACTGGGGCGATACGTCGGTCCCCAAGCTGATCATTACAGTCGCCCTCTGGAGTGCCTACCTTGCCGTGCTCGTCTTGCGGCTGGGGCAAAAACTCGTGGGCTTTTCCCTTTCCGTGGCCTGCCTGAGCCTGTTCGTGGGCGCGTTGCTCGCGCTCTGGCCGGTAGAGGCCGACCGGGTGCAATCGCATCCCCAGGCGGTCCCCGCAGACGTTGCACACCATGGCTGA
- the hemA gene encoding glutamyl-tRNA reductase: MAERASLILVGCNHQRASMEVRERMALSGNDVQEMYRVLAQLEALDEVVILNTCNRVEVYAASKDTDAPEQVVNALCHIRQFPEAEFRDLAYIKHGPEAIEHLYAVASGLDSQMVGETEILGQVKDAYQRASKAKYVRGRLHKVFQKSFQAAKWARSNTGISQGQVSLGNVAVDLAQRIFGQLSHASVLVVGSGEVGQDVAKAFKGRGVKNILVTSRTAGRADKLAVEIEAKVVPFDTWQSELPHHDIVLCATSAPTAIVSAEIIKEAVHQRPARPLFLIDLAMPRDIEAGAAEVGNTYLYNLDDLAQIANENLAARQAEVERAREGLKQRADFLWQHLQPSR; this comes from the coding sequence ATGGCTGAGCGAGCTTCACTGATCCTCGTCGGTTGTAACCACCAGCGGGCGTCGATGGAAGTCCGCGAACGCATGGCGCTGTCCGGTAACGACGTGCAGGAGATGTATCGCGTGCTGGCCCAGCTCGAAGCGCTGGACGAGGTGGTGATCCTCAATACCTGCAACCGGGTGGAAGTCTACGCCGCCAGCAAAGACACCGATGCGCCGGAACAGGTGGTCAACGCACTCTGCCACATCCGCCAGTTCCCGGAAGCGGAGTTTCGCGACCTCGCCTACATCAAGCACGGGCCGGAAGCGATCGAGCACCTCTACGCGGTCGCCTCGGGGCTGGATTCGCAAATGGTGGGCGAGACGGAGATCCTGGGGCAGGTCAAGGACGCCTACCAGCGCGCCAGCAAGGCCAAATATGTGCGGGGGCGCTTGCACAAGGTGTTCCAGAAGAGCTTTCAGGCGGCCAAGTGGGCGCGATCCAATACGGGGATCAGCCAAGGGCAGGTGAGCCTCGGCAACGTGGCGGTAGATCTGGCGCAACGCATTTTCGGTCAGCTCTCTCACGCGAGCGTGCTGGTCGTCGGGTCCGGCGAAGTCGGGCAGGACGTGGCAAAGGCGTTCAAGGGGCGCGGGGTGAAAAACATCCTCGTCACCAGTCGCACCGCCGGGCGCGCAGACAAGCTGGCGGTCGAGATCGAGGCCAAGGTCGTGCCGTTCGACACCTGGCAGAGCGAACTGCCCCATCACGATATCGTGCTCTGCGCCACCTCGGCCCCCACGGCCATCGTCTCGGCTGAGATCATCAAGGAGGCGGTGCACCAACGCCCGGCACGCCCGCTGTTCCTGATCGACCTGGCCATGCCGCGCGACATCGAGGCGGGAGCCGCAGAAGTAGGCAACACCTACCTTTACAACCTCGACGACCTGGCCCAAATCGCGAACGAAAACCTTGCCGCCCGACAGGCCGAAGTCGAGCGTGCCCGCGAAGGCCTCAAACAGCGGGCCGACTTCCTCTGGCAGCATTTGCAACCCAGCCGCTAA
- a CDS encoding carbon-nitrogen hydrolase: protein MTRSPAQVKVALPQYVVVADKQANLATAERLVRQAAGQGAQIICLQELFDTLYFCIDQDPEHFELADSVPSPAITHLQAVAKELEVVLVVPFFERRAPGLYHNSAAIIDADGALLGLYRKMHIPQDPGFEEKFYFTPGDLGFKAWDTRYGRIGVLICWDQWYPEGARLTALDGAQILFYPTAIGWLPEEKAALGEAQHNAWQTVQRGHAVANGCYVAAPNRIGTEGKTEFWGRSFIANPYGQVVAEGGLDEEIVMATVDFAELENTRRWWPFFRDRRIDAYGDITERWRQA from the coding sequence ATGACCCGTTCCCCCGCCCAAGTCAAAGTGGCCCTGCCCCAGTATGTCGTGGTGGCAGACAAGCAGGCCAATCTGGCCACGGCCGAGCGCCTCGTCCGCCAGGCAGCCGGCCAAGGCGCGCAGATCATCTGCCTGCAGGAGCTGTTCGACACCCTCTACTTTTGCATCGATCAGGACCCGGAGCATTTCGAGCTGGCAGACAGCGTGCCGAGCCCGGCGATTACGCACCTGCAGGCGGTTGCGAAGGAGCTGGAAGTCGTGCTGGTGGTGCCGTTTTTCGAGCGCCGCGCCCCGGGGCTCTACCACAACAGCGCCGCCATTATCGACGCCGACGGCGCGCTGCTCGGGCTCTACCGCAAGATGCACATCCCGCAGGATCCGGGCTTTGAGGAGAAGTTTTACTTCACCCCCGGCGACCTCGGATTCAAGGCGTGGGACACCCGTTACGGTCGCATCGGCGTGCTGATCTGCTGGGACCAATGGTATCCGGAGGGGGCCCGACTAACGGCTCTCGACGGTGCGCAGATCCTTTTTTACCCGACCGCAATCGGCTGGCTGCCGGAAGAAAAGGCGGCTTTGGGCGAGGCCCAGCACAATGCCTGGCAGACCGTCCAACGTGGCCACGCAGTTGCCAACGGCTGTTATGTCGCCGCCCCCAACCGTATCGGAACCGAGGGCAAGACGGAGTTTTGGGGCCGCTCGTTTATCGCCAACCCTTACGGTCAAGTCGTGGCCGAAGGCGGGCTGGACGAGGAGATCGTGATGGCCACGGTCGACTTCGCCGAACTGGAAAACACCCGCCGCTGGTGGCCCTTTTTCCGCGACCGTCGCATCGACGCCTACGGCGATATCACCGAGCGCTGGCGGCAGGCTTAG
- a CDS encoding agmatine deiminase family protein, whose amino-acid sequence MPPEWAPQQAVWFSWPWHAHTWPDSKDKAVAEYAAFLATTTRYAPIKIVCERKQQKAAEKALAAAQADLDRVEWVDLPSNDAWIRDFGPTFVKHRETGKLAMVDWQYNAWGGKFAPWDEDSALVERLEERLEIPRFAAPFICEGGALEVNGQGLCLTTESVLLNHNRNRELTEPTITRYLKEFLGMREVAWLERGQATDDTDGHIDTLARFFKDDGIVAIVTEDSRHHDYAALQGNRERLEGLRTASGGRFDLAWLPLPEPIHVPGAREEFLPASYANFLIVNDGVLVPVYGQPKLDDRACGILQELFPRHEVVGVSCRELVWEGGAAHCLSQQMPR is encoded by the coding sequence ATGCCGCCCGAATGGGCGCCCCAACAAGCGGTCTGGTTTTCATGGCCGTGGCACGCTCATACCTGGCCGGACAGCAAGGACAAGGCCGTAGCCGAATACGCGGCATTTCTCGCCACGACGACCCGCTATGCGCCGATCAAGATCGTGTGCGAGCGCAAGCAGCAGAAGGCCGCCGAAAAAGCTCTCGCCGCCGCACAGGCCGATCTGGATCGCGTGGAATGGGTCGACCTGCCTTCCAATGACGCCTGGATCCGCGACTTCGGCCCCACCTTCGTCAAGCACCGCGAGACGGGCAAGCTGGCGATGGTCGACTGGCAATACAACGCCTGGGGCGGCAAGTTCGCACCGTGGGATGAGGACAGTGCATTGGTCGAGCGACTGGAAGAGCGCTTGGAGATTCCGCGCTTTGCGGCACCTTTTATCTGCGAAGGCGGCGCGCTGGAGGTCAATGGCCAAGGCCTGTGCCTCACGACCGAGAGCGTGTTGCTCAACCACAACCGCAATCGCGAACTGACCGAGCCGACGATCACGCGCTACCTCAAGGAGTTCCTCGGCATGCGCGAAGTGGCGTGGCTGGAGCGTGGGCAGGCGACCGACGACACCGATGGGCACATCGACACACTGGCCCGCTTTTTCAAGGACGACGGCATCGTCGCCATCGTGACCGAAGACAGCCGTCACCACGACTACGCCGCCCTGCAGGGCAACCGGGAGCGTCTGGAGGGCTTGCGCACGGCTTCGGGTGGTCGTTTCGATCTCGCCTGGCTTCCCCTGCCCGAGCCGATCCATGTGCCGGGCGCGCGCGAAGAGTTCCTGCCCGCCAGCTACGCGAATTTCCTGATCGTAAATGACGGGGTGCTCGTGCCGGTGTATGGCCAGCCCAAGCTCGACGACCGCGCCTGCGGCATCCTGCAAGAGCTGTTCCCCCGGCACGAAGTAGTAGGCGTCTCCTGCCGCGAACTCGTCTGGGAAGGCGGCGCGGCGCACTGCCTGAGCCAGCAGATGCCGCGCTGA
- a CDS encoding universal stress protein — protein MNKLLVCTDGSVYAESICDHAAWAAKRLQGDVRVLHMLEPVPVAAYQADFSGIIGVDAQQKLSDELVALERAKSRVAQSRADAILQAAQARLEAAGIAGVQIQTEARHGRLADAVSEFAATHELIVIGKRGEHANFDKGHLGSNLERVIRTSKHPVLVAARAFQPIERAVIAFDGGPSARKAAEYAATSPLFEGLSIRLLCVGTQSNAAKLELEAAELSLKKAGRNVVVDQPPGDPEKVIPEVVAREKAQLLVMGAYGQSRLREFFVGSTTTALVRTCQIPVLLFR, from the coding sequence ATGAACAAGCTCCTCGTTTGCACCGACGGCTCCGTTTACGCCGAAAGCATTTGCGACCACGCCGCCTGGGCGGCCAAGCGCCTGCAGGGCGACGTGCGCGTGCTGCACATGCTTGAGCCCGTGCCCGTGGCCGCCTACCAGGCCGACTTTAGCGGCATTATCGGCGTGGATGCCCAGCAGAAGCTGTCTGACGAGCTCGTGGCGCTGGAGCGGGCCAAATCGCGCGTGGCGCAGTCTCGGGCCGATGCGATCCTGCAGGCGGCGCAGGCGCGCCTCGAAGCGGCAGGAATCGCTGGCGTGCAGATCCAGACCGAAGCGCGACACGGTCGTCTGGCCGACGCCGTCAGCGAATTTGCGGCCACGCATGAGCTGATCGTGATCGGCAAGCGCGGTGAGCATGCCAATTTCGACAAGGGCCACCTCGGTAGCAACCTCGAGCGCGTCATCCGCACGAGCAAGCACCCGGTGCTGGTCGCGGCCCGGGCTTTCCAGCCCATCGAGCGCGCGGTGATCGCCTTTGACGGCGGCCCCAGTGCGCGAAAGGCGGCAGAATATGCGGCTACGTCGCCCCTCTTCGAAGGTCTCTCGATTCGCCTGCTCTGCGTTGGCACCCAATCCAATGCGGCCAAGCTGGAGCTGGAAGCGGCAGAGCTGAGCCTGAAGAAGGCGGGCCGCAACGTGGTGGTCGACCAGCCGCCGGGCGACCCCGAAAAGGTGATCCCTGAGGTCGTGGCCCGCGAAAAGGCGCAACTGCTCGTGATGGGAGCCTACGGGCAATCGCGCCTGCGGGAGTTCTTTGTCGGCAGCACGACGACGGCCCTCGTGCGCACCTGCCAGATCCCCGTGCTGCTCTTCCGCTAA
- a CDS encoding SulP family inorganic anion transporter codes for MTYREQWFGNPVRDVVAGAVVALALIPEAIAFSIIAGVDPQVGLYASFSMAVVIAFVGGRPGMISAATGAMALLMVTLVKEHGLQYLLAATLLTGVIQVLAGVFKLGNLMMFVSRSVVVGFVNALAILIFMAQLPEFKGQGALMYACVAGGLAIIYGLPRLTKAVPSPLVCIIVLTILSMTLGWGENDLLRTVGDMGQLPDALPTFLLPDIPLNLETLLIILPYSVPLAVVGLLESLMTSTIVDDLTDTSSDKNRECTGQGIANLATGLIGGMAGCAMIGQSVINVKSGGRGRLSTFCAGIFLLILCVVLGDWVAQIPMAALVAVMIMVSIGTFNWASFRNLTVHNKTSSVVMVATVITVVFTHNLALGVGVGVLLSALFFAYRISQLLDVSSELSADKQTRTYHVHGQLFFVSASKFAEAFDFAEVVPNIRIDVSRAHLWDLTSITALDRVVLKFRREGAEVELVGLNEASKTLVLRLAQHDKPGAMDNAGAH; via the coding sequence ATGACTTACCGAGAACAATGGTTCGGTAACCCTGTGCGCGACGTCGTGGCCGGGGCCGTGGTGGCGCTTGCCCTGATCCCGGAAGCCATCGCTTTCTCCATCATCGCCGGGGTCGACCCCCAGGTGGGCCTTTACGCCTCCTTCAGCATGGCTGTGGTGATTGCCTTCGTCGGCGGCCGCCCGGGCATGATCTCCGCCGCCACCGGGGCCATGGCTCTGCTGATGGTGACGCTGGTCAAAGAGCACGGCTTGCAATACCTGCTCGCCGCCACGCTGCTGACAGGCGTGATCCAGGTGTTGGCGGGTGTCTTCAAGCTCGGCAACCTGATGATGTTCGTCTCGCGCTCGGTCGTGGTCGGCTTCGTCAACGCGCTGGCGATCCTCATCTTCATGGCCCAGCTGCCGGAGTTCAAAGGGCAGGGGGCGCTTATGTATGCCTGCGTGGCGGGCGGCCTGGCCATCATCTACGGCCTGCCGCGCCTGACCAAGGCCGTGCCGTCGCCGCTGGTCTGCATCATTGTGCTGACGATCCTCTCGATGACCCTCGGCTGGGGCGAAAACGACCTCCTGCGCACGGTGGGCGACATGGGCCAACTGCCGGACGCCCTCCCGACTTTCCTCCTGCCCGACATCCCGCTGAACCTGGAGACGCTGCTGATCATCCTGCCGTATTCAGTGCCGCTGGCGGTGGTGGGCCTGCTGGAGTCGCTGATGACCTCTACGATCGTCGACGACCTGACTGATACCAGCTCCGACAAGAACCGCGAGTGCACCGGCCAAGGGATTGCCAACCTCGCCACCGGCCTGATTGGCGGCATGGCGGGCTGCGCCATGATCGGCCAATCGGTCATCAACGTGAAATCCGGCGGTCGCGGGCGTCTCTCCACCTTCTGTGCCGGTATCTTTCTGCTGATCCTCTGCGTGGTGCTGGGCGATTGGGTGGCACAGATTCCGATGGCCGCGCTCGTGGCCGTCATGATCATGGTGTCGATCGGCACCTTCAACTGGGCCTCGTTCCGCAACCTCACGGTGCACAACAAGACCTCCAGCGTCGTGATGGTCGCGACGGTCATTACGGTCGTGTTCACGCACAACCTCGCACTTGGCGTGGGGGTGGGCGTGCTGCTCAGCGCGCTCTTTTTCGCCTACCGTATCTCGCAGTTGCTCGACGTCAGCTCCGAGCTGTCGGCCGACAAGCAGACGCGCACCTACCACGTGCACGGGCAGCTCTTCTTTGTCTCGGCCAGCAAGTTTGCCGAGGCTTTCGACTTTGCCGAAGTGGTGCCCAACATCCGCATCGACGTCTCTCGTGCCCACCTGTGGGACTTGACCTCGATCACAGCGCTCGACCGCGTTGTCTTGAAGTTCCGCCGCGAAGGTGCTGAAGTGGAACTGGTTGGCCTCAACGAAGCCAGCAAGACCCTCGTGCTCCGCCTAGCCCAGCACGACAAGCCCGGCGCGATGGACAATGCCGGCGCCCACTAA
- a CDS encoding glycosyl hydrolase 115 family protein, with protein MYPYPRILLLVLCMLASLLHANPYQTVAPGADAFALIQGGRAVPLALGASTPPQVRRAAEDLAQDIERVTGQRPQILDLEAVGQKPALVVKLAEKGSALQGQWEAFTIGAEGQQLVITGSDMRGAIFGIYEVSQAIGVSPWHWWDDVPVARNPEVALPRALHRQGSPSVKYRGIFINDEDWGLHPWAAHTFDPELGDIGPKTYERVFELLLRLKANTLWPAMHEVTKAFNLYPENARLADAYGIVMGSSHAEPMLRNNVTEWTLPHSHFNYATHAEAVRDYWEGRAEANGGYENIYTLGMRGIHDSGMTAGRDTSEKVATLEKIISDQRDILRRHVSEDVEQVPQVFTPYKEVLELYRAGLKVPDDVTLVWPDDNHGYIRHFPTARERARDGGSGIYYHVSYLGSPLSYLWLSTTPPAVIWSEMSKAYALGARELWILNVGDIKPAEVSIELFLQMAWDIDRWNVDTLDRFLVTWAAREFGPEQAEEIAEIMCGYYRLNFQRRPEHLQWWLPHSRERGSPLTTEEADERLAAFASLAARAEAVEARLPSEMRDAFYQLVLYPVAASDAANQVYFYNERYGRLFNAEMELRGQYGLKARLAHERIEALTHRYNHEIAGGKWQRFMAPEPADNMWRSYRTAVPILPAEGMVDRELRPELFPAEDVGGLLDKAREQPSRFVEHDGIVAMEAEHFSRAGSIGDAAWAVVPELGRTGDAVTVLPVTTASTAPGEGAWLEYDFATQTSGDATLTIYLLPTFPIDSAHGLRLAVSVDGGEPQPVELVRETGDTEWKQAVLNASVQVSLPLNALQAGPHRLRLHQVDPGVVVDKLVVHFGELPGSYLGPKETVE; from the coding sequence ATGTATCCGTATCCCCGTATCCTTTTGCTCGTGCTCTGCATGCTCGCTTCCTTGCTCCACGCCAACCCCTACCAGACCGTTGCCCCCGGCGCAGATGCCTTTGCGCTGATCCAAGGCGGGCGGGCCGTACCGCTGGCCTTGGGCGCGTCGACGCCACCCCAGGTGCGCCGAGCCGCTGAAGACCTCGCCCAAGACATCGAACGCGTGACGGGCCAGCGCCCGCAGATCCTCGATCTGGAGGCGGTCGGGCAAAAACCGGCCTTGGTGGTCAAGCTGGCGGAGAAAGGCAGTGCGTTGCAAGGCCAGTGGGAGGCCTTCACGATCGGCGCGGAAGGTCAGCAACTCGTGATCACAGGCAGCGACATGCGGGGCGCGATTTTCGGGATTTACGAAGTGTCTCAGGCCATCGGCGTCTCCCCCTGGCATTGGTGGGACGACGTGCCGGTGGCGCGAAACCCCGAGGTGGCCCTACCCCGCGCACTGCACCGGCAAGGCTCGCCATCGGTCAAATACCGAGGCATCTTCATCAACGATGAGGATTGGGGCCTGCACCCGTGGGCGGCGCACACCTTCGACCCCGAGCTGGGCGACATTGGCCCAAAGACTTACGAGCGCGTCTTTGAGCTGTTGCTGCGCCTGAAGGCCAACACGCTCTGGCCGGCGATGCATGAGGTGACGAAAGCTTTCAACCTCTACCCGGAAAACGCCCGACTGGCCGATGCCTACGGAATCGTGATGGGATCATCGCACGCCGAGCCGATGCTGCGTAACAACGTGACCGAATGGACGCTACCGCACAGCCACTTCAACTACGCCACCCACGCAGAGGCAGTGCGCGACTACTGGGAGGGTCGGGCCGAGGCCAACGGCGGCTATGAGAATATCTACACGCTGGGCATGCGCGGCATCCACGATTCGGGCATGACGGCCGGGCGCGATACCTCGGAGAAGGTGGCCACGCTGGAGAAAATCATCTCCGATCAGCGCGACATTCTGCGCCGTCACGTGAGCGAGGATGTCGAGCAGGTGCCGCAGGTCTTTACGCCCTACAAGGAGGTGCTGGAGCTCTACCGCGCGGGGCTTAAAGTGCCGGACGACGTCACCCTCGTATGGCCCGACGACAACCACGGCTACATCCGCCACTTCCCGACCGCCCGGGAGCGCGCGCGAGACGGAGGTTCGGGGATTTATTACCACGTCTCCTACCTTGGCTCCCCCCTCTCCTATCTTTGGCTGTCGACCACCCCTCCGGCGGTCATCTGGTCGGAAATGTCGAAGGCCTACGCGTTGGGTGCGCGCGAGCTCTGGATCCTGAACGTGGGCGACATCAAGCCGGCGGAGGTCAGCATCGAGCTGTTTCTGCAAATGGCGTGGGACATCGACCGCTGGAATGTCGACACGCTCGACCGCTTCCTCGTCACCTGGGCGGCGCGCGAATTCGGGCCGGAGCAGGCGGAAGAGATCGCCGAGATCATGTGCGGCTACTACCGGCTCAATTTCCAGCGTCGGCCGGAGCACCTGCAATGGTGGCTGCCGCATAGCCGCGAACGGGGAAGCCCGCTGACGACGGAGGAAGCAGACGAGCGTCTGGCGGCTTTCGCCTCACTGGCCGCCCGGGCAGAAGCAGTCGAGGCTCGCCTGCCCAGCGAGATGCGCGACGCCTTTTATCAGCTGGTGCTCTATCCGGTGGCAGCGAGCGACGCAGCCAACCAGGTCTATTTCTACAACGAACGCTATGGCCGCCTCTTCAATGCCGAGATGGAGCTGCGTGGGCAATACGGCCTCAAGGCCCGCCTCGCCCACGAGCGAATCGAAGCGCTCACCCATCGCTACAACCACGAGATCGCGGGCGGCAAATGGCAGCGCTTTATGGCCCCGGAACCGGCGGACAACATGTGGCGCTCTTACCGCACCGCAGTGCCGATCCTGCCGGCCGAGGGCATGGTAGACCGCGAACTGCGCCCCGAGCTGTTCCCGGCGGAAGATGTGGGCGGCCTGCTGGACAAGGCACGCGAGCAACCGTCCCGTTTTGTCGAGCACGACGGCATCGTGGCGATGGAGGCGGAGCACTTCAGCCGTGCGGGCAGCATCGGGGACGCGGCCTGGGCAGTCGTGCCCGAGCTGGGACGCACGGGCGATGCCGTCACGGTATTGCCGGTGACGACGGCCTCCACGGCCCCGGGAGAAGGCGCATGGCTCGAATACGATTTCGCCACGCAAACCAGCGGCGACGCGACCCTCACGATCTACCTCCTGCCAACCTTCCCTATCGACTCGGCCCACGGGCTGCGCCTGGCGGTTTCAGTCGACGGTGGCGAGCCCCAGCCGGTCGAGCTGGTCCGCGAAACGGGTGATACGGAGTGGAAGCAGGCCGTGCTCAACGCCTCGGTGCAGGTATCCTTGCCCCTGAACGCCCTGCAAGCCGGCCCCCACCGCCTGCGCCTCCACCAGGTAGATCCGGGTGTGGTCGTCGACAAGCTGGTCGTCCACTTCGGCGAGCTGCCGGGCAGCTACCTGGGGCCAAAAGAGACGGTAGAGTAG
- a CDS encoding DeoR/GlpR family DNA-binding transcription regulator yields the protein MLASQRHQTILETLQLEGAVRTTLLAERLGVTEETVRKDLLKLEETGKLKRTHGGAVLDLALDRELDYQEREGQQIKEKAKISRRALQLIKPRSCIFLDASSTALALARLLPDQELTVITHAQKIVTQLSHLSQVNLILLGGNLDRRSLSFTGPATMDMARRYRIDQIFFSCRGLHRTRGLSEATEPQAAFKRFLFEQADEVILLADHYKFGLSSSYYFAGCDQLDVVVTDQPPPEEFRSALGTARIEVGG from the coding sequence ATGCTGGCCTCACAAAGACACCAAACCATCCTCGAAACCCTTCAGCTGGAAGGGGCGGTACGGACGACGCTTTTGGCCGAACGGCTGGGCGTGACGGAGGAGACGGTGCGCAAGGATCTGCTGAAACTGGAGGAGACCGGCAAGCTCAAGCGCACCCATGGCGGCGCCGTGCTCGACCTCGCCCTCGACCGAGAATTGGACTACCAGGAGCGGGAGGGGCAGCAGATCAAAGAAAAGGCCAAGATTTCCCGGCGCGCACTCCAGCTCATCAAGCCGCGATCCTGCATCTTCCTCGACGCCAGCTCCACCGCGCTGGCATTAGCCCGCCTACTTCCAGATCAGGAGCTGACGGTGATCACGCATGCGCAAAAGATCGTGACTCAGCTCAGCCACCTCTCGCAGGTCAACCTCATCCTGCTCGGCGGTAATCTCGACCGGCGCTCCCTTAGCTTCACCGGCCCAGCCACGATGGACATGGCCCGCCGCTACCGGATCGACCAGATTTTCTTCTCTTGCCGCGGCCTCCACCGCACGCGCGGCCTCAGTGAAGCCACCGAGCCCCAGGCTGCCTTCAAGCGCTTTCTCTTCGAGCAGGCCGACGAGGTCATCCTTTTGGCCGACCACTACAAGTTCGGCCTCAGCTCTTCCTACTATTTCGCCGGCTGCGATCAGCTCGACGTCGTCGTGACCGACCAGCCTCCGCCCGAGGAGTTCCGCTCCGCCCTGGGCACCGCCCGTATCGAAGTGGGCGGGTAA